A genomic region of Lytechinus pictus isolate F3 Inbred chromosome 2, Lp3.0, whole genome shotgun sequence contains the following coding sequences:
- the LOC129253772 gene encoding eukaryotic translation initiation factor 6-like has protein sequence MALRTQFESNNEIGVYSKLTNAYCLVAVGGSENFYSLFEAELGDAVPVVHSSIDGCRIIGRLTAGNRHGLLVPNSTTDQELQHIRNALPDSVAIQRIEEKLSALGNVIACNDYVALVHPDVDKETEEIVADVLKVEVFKQTVADNPLVGTYSVISNQGGLVHPKTTIQDQNELSSLLQVPLVAGTVNRGSEVLGGGMVVNDWCAFCGLDTTTAELSVIEKVFKIGGEQTATIASDMRDSLVDSLT, from the exons ATGGCTCTTCGAACGCAGTTTGAAAGTAATAATGAAATTGGTGTATATAGCAAACTTACAAATGCATACTGTCTCGTAGCAGTTGGTGGTTCAGAAAATTTTTACAG TTTATTTGAAGCAGAGCTTGGAGATGCTGTTCCTGTAGTTCATTCTTCAATAGATGGATGTAGGATAATTGGAAGGCTTACTGCAG gcAACAGACACGGTCTGCTTGTACCGAACTCCACAACAGATCAGGAATTGCAGCACATTCGTAATGCCCTTCCCGACAGTGTAGCCATCCAAAGAATAGAGGAAAAGCTATCTGCCCTTGGTAATGTCATCGCTTGCAATGATTATGTAGCCTTGGTACACCCAGATGTTGATAAG GAAACAGAAGAAATCGTAGCAGATGTTCTTAAAGTGGAGGTGTTTAAGCAAACGGTAGCTGATAATCCATTGGTCGGTACCTATAGTGTCATCAGTAATCAGGGAGGATTG GTACATCCAAAGACCACAATTCAAGACCAAAATGAgctgtcatcattattacaagtTCCCCTAGTG GCCGGTACAGTGAACCGTGGTAGTGAAGTGCTTGGAGGAGGTATGGTAGTCAACGATTGGTGTGCGTTCTGCGGATTAGACACAACCACTGCTGAGCTCTCCGTCATTGAAAAGGTCTTCAAGATTGGTGGAGAACAAACGGCTACCATAGCATCTGATATGAGAGATTCACTTGTAGATAG TTTGACATAA
- the LOC129253773 gene encoding zinc finger protein 37-like: protein MSIEQTTNTMYRCKMCPFMNETQEAIAVHFLKQHMYVDFCSLSESVSGDYQGCIEKIPMQEKTASSQEQAKAQRRRSQRKGKATACKSTTLESSNSLDETDHDISPQGLDKCCKGASRVTRPTRQVTDKKQDEISDFESNDDRLGRGKRKKSTPKRFRTDAEQSNWTGTKLKKSVPSAYTKMLHQSETNAAMRDKEVDEVGQQVQEDPSKRSSINEKTKPETIIRTQMPIGKRVSPHLKSATDKTEPQKSASQSRSKQKRSEALTADIKAETINQKIKRLPIPFIQFKKKLDHMMNEWEITHERQRGGLLQTCSFEGCIIKLNKEEMNMHESCHVKSMDGLRCPKCDFLCIYWRIMRKHLRNQHQVSIKRSFHCDQENCEHKFIRSNQLRKHIMDRHFKEVLVDRILKGDLDMKELETDEREEEIVPNSVRQKRKVRSDASDESLKKKRRLPQAKGDNDVVANDHRGKVTFVCDLCLSKFKDENAMEMHKKGHETDQEGMLICSDCEIPFESTDALKDHYREEHKRKLMRHQCQQCSFATDKVYQMNAHQAIHTGEKGVMCDQCGKWLANQYNLRVHEYRKHSTEEQMTVTCHECPFKCADKSILRDHIKQHHKWMLKNPIYHKCPHCDYVGHKKQSLEFHMRIHTEQRRFKCHLCPYASKTKNHLKIHMQTHDGYQSASCPDCDFKAASKKRLSEHIMRRHLEVEPYVCKICGWRTAYSGNMWKHINQHKNKLGNDMLDEPVTVELELLKGTVLPVMPKAPTGKTRGQTRVENSLLVDLVLNNPQNDSVDICEEELTAKQDVATAPGSEQIQVLQFSGDNAQSTFLGGCDEGIQIVHIGEDALGVTPELSEQVVAHIRHGDSTQIPHESSQMEIFITHDGNGDRPDDAVEVLHVKEDGSIVSSTMNRDVEVAVLALAQLEPGTRAMELPAAGGDVGGRITILQTVQKNQETVDTSDPTESGDQGSIQLSTDSVSPATTTPPPISLRI, encoded by the exons ATGTCGATCGAACAAACCACCAACACGATGTACCGTTGCAAGATGTGTCCTTTCATGAACGAAACCCAAGAGGCGATTGCTGTCCATTTCCTGAAGCAGCATATGTATGTTGACTTCTGCTCTCTTAGTGAATCGGTCTCCGGCGATTATCAAGGTTGCATTGAAAAAATCCCGATGCAGGAGAAAACCGCAAGTAGCCAAGAGCAAGCCAAGGCACAACGAAGACGAAGTCAGAGAAAGGGGAAGGCGACTGCGTGCAAATCAACAACTTTAGAAAGCTCGAACTCGCTTGACGAAACAGATCATGATATATCACCACAGGGTTTGGATAAATGTTGCAAAGGAGCAAGTCGTGTTACGAGGCCCACTAGACAAGTCACCGATAAGAAACAAGACGAGATTAGTGATTTCGAAAGTAATGATGATCGTCTTGGTCgtgggaagagaaagaaaagcaCTCCGAAGAGATTTAGAACAGACGCTGAACAATCAAATTGGACAGGTACAAAACTTAAGAAAAGTGTACCCTCAGCGTACACGAAAATGCTTCACCAGAGCGAAACCAATGCAGCTATGAGAGATAAGGAGGTAGATGAAGTTGGTCAACAGGTTCAAGAAGATCCATCAAAACGTTCGAGTATTAACGAAAAGACCAAGCCCGAAACCATAATTCGGACTCAAATGCCTATCGGTAAAAGGGTATCTCCACATTTGAAATCTGCTACAGACAAAACTGAACCTCAAAAAAGTGCCAGTCAATCGAGATCAAAACAGAAACGTTCTGAAGCTTTAACTGCAGATATCAAAGCCGAGACAATAAATCAGAAGATCAAGAGATTGCCGATACCTTTCATTCAGTTCAAGAAAAAGCTGGACCACATGATGAACGAATGGGAAATAACACATGAGAGACAGAGAGGAGGGTTACTTCAAACTTGTTCGTTTGAAGGCTGTATAATAAAGTTAAATAAAGAAGAGATGAACATGCACGAATCTTGTCACGTCAAATCTATGGACGGTCTACGATGTCCCAAGTGTGACTTCCTGTGTATTTATTGGAGAATCATGAGGAAACACCTTCGAAACCAGCATCAAGTGTCGATAAAGAGGTCTTTTCATTGTGATCAAGAGAACTGTGAACATAAGTTCATTCGATCTAATCAACTTCGCAAACATATTATGGACAGGCATTTCAAAGAAGTTCTTGTTGATAGAATACTGAAGGGAGATCTCGACATGAAGGAGCTTGAGACAGatgagagagaagaagagatTGTTCCTAATTCTGTTCGCCAAAAGCGAAAGGTTCGATCTGATGCATCCGATGAGAGCTTAAAAAAGAAGAGACGATTGCCTCAAGCAAAAGGTGACAATGATGTAGTCGCGAATGATCACAGGGGCAAAGTCACATTCGTATGTGACCTCTGTTTGTCTAAATTCAAGGATGAAAatgctatggaaatgcataaGAAAGGCCACGAAACAGATCAAGAAGGGATGTTAATCTGTTCAGATTGTGAAATTCCCTTCGAAAGTACCGATGCGTTGAAAGACCACTACCGCGAAGAGCACAAGAGAAAACTGATGAGACATCAGTGCCAGCAATGCTCTTTTGCAACCGATAAGGTCTATCAAATGAATGCACATCAGGCAATACACACCGGGGAGAAGGGTGTTATGTGCGATCAGTGTGGAAAGTGGCTGGCCAATCAATACAACCTGAGGGTCCACGAGTATAGGAAGCATTCTACAGAGGAGCAGATGACCGTCACTTGCCATGAATGTCCTTTTAAATGTGCAGATAAATCAATCCTGAGA GATCACATTAAACAGCATCACAAATGGATGCTTAAGAACCCGATCTACCACAAATGTCCCCACTGTGATTACGTGGGGCACAAGAAGCAGAGCCTGGAGTTCCACATGCGGATTCATACAGAGCAACGTCGGTTTAAGTGCCACCTCTGTCCCTATGCCAGCAAGACGAAGAACCACCTGAAAATACACATGCAGACGCACGATGGCTACCAGTCCGCTTCTTGCCctgattgtgattttaaag CTGCATCAAAAAAGCGTCTTTCTGAGCACATAATGCGTCGCCACCTCGAAGTAGAACCATATGTTTGTAAGATATGCGGCTGGCGGACTGCCTACAGTGGAAACATGTGGAAGCACATCAACCAACACAAAAATAAGCTGGGCAATGATATGCTAGACGAGCCCGTTACTGTGGAACTTGAACTGCTGAAAGGAACTGTTCTACCGGTGATGCCGAAGGCACCGACCGGAAAGACAcgtggtcagactcgagtcgaGAACAGCCTCTTAGTGGATTTGGTGCTCAATAATCCACAGAATGATTCTGTCGACATATGCGAAGAAGAGCTTACGGCGAAACAAGACGTTGCTACTGCACCTGGGAGTGAGCAAATACAGGTGTTGCAATTTTCTGGTGATAACGCTCAGAGTACTTTCCTAGGTGGCTGCGATGAAGGAATTCAGATTGTCCATATTGGTGAGGATGCTCTTGGAGTGACTCCAGAGCTTAGTGAACAGGTGGTTGCCCACATCCGACATGGTGACTCCACACAGATTCCTCACGAATCAAGTCAGATGGAGATCTTTATCACCCATGATGGCAATGGTGATCGACCTGATGACGCCGTAGAGGTGCTACATGTCAAGGAAGACGGGAGCATTGTCTCTTCAACGATGAACAGGGATGTTGAAGTGGCTGTTCTGGCATTGGCGCAACTTGAACCAGGAACACGAGCTATGGAGCTCCCAGCTGCTGGTGGAGATGTGGGCGGTCGGATTACTATCCTTCAAACTGTCCAGAAAAAT CAAGAAACGGTTGACACGTCCGATCCGACAGAGAGTGGTGATCAAGGAAGTATTCAGCTTTCAACAGACAGCGTTTCTCCCGCGACAACTACTCCTCCGCCAATTTCTCTGAGGATATAA